The sequence below is a genomic window from Nicotiana tomentosiformis chromosome 6, ASM39032v3, whole genome shotgun sequence.
AAGGGCTATGACAAAACAAAGAATATTAGTAACCTTTTACGACAAGtatcaaatggaagaaagtacctTACTAGAAATATATGAACCCAAAGAAATTTTACAAGGTCATAGTGCAACGGAACAAACCTTTGTATAATGTTCAAAACTTTAAGAGGTCGTTTGGTAAAATGTATAAGAATAATACTGAATAGGACTTATTATTAATACTAGATGGCTTTTGCCCGTGCATAGCACGGGCCCAATACGGTAGAATATGGAATTACTACTTGTGATTAATTTGTTTTGATATGAAATTGCATTGAAGAAATTGAGACAGAAATTAGAAAGTGACACAATATTCACATCCATGAGAATACTAAATATATACATATAGGTATTACATATCGACCAAAAGAGATGCATTTTACTTCAAAAGGAGCATAATTTTTACATCCATGAGTATCTATACACAAAAGGTGATTCTTTCTCCATACAGTAATTGTTCTTCATTGTAGTGCAACAAAAGTACTGACATCTGCAAAATCACAGAAAAAGACTAAGTTTCAGTACTTATATAACATAATGAATTAAGTTTTAGGGTAATATCAATGCAATCCATTTTTTCTAAAGCACTTTTTCAGTGTGGAATGATGCCTCTACAAGATTAATATAAGTAGGCCTTCTGTTACACCATTATTGATCAATCAATTGCATTGATACCTGATAGAATTTTTACCAAGAAAATTGAACTGAACGAAGCAAAGTCAATTCTATGCATAATAATAATTGCACGAGACTAAAAACATGCAAACGATTTTCCTAGATCTCCTCAAATTTAGCTTTTGTTGGATAAAATTATGCAAGAGAAATGGGAAGCGAGTGTACAATCTACAACATTGTCATTAATGAAAAAACAAATACAAGCATGACCACTAAAGCATTTGACCAAATAATCGAGTATGTTATCCTCGTAACTCGTGCAAAAGACGCTAGTGTCTGCATCACAATGAACAAAGAAGTCAATATAGACTTAGGACAGAAATGAGCTAGGGAGATACTTATGTCCTTTTCTATGACATCTAAAACCAAAGCAGGGAAAGAACAAACTCCTTTAATAAAAGGATAATGATACACACAAACAGTTAGAAAGCTACTTAGAACATTAACATCAGAAACATTCTTTTCTTTTCGTCTTTCATATTCAGATTAGTTAACTATCCATTAAAGCAAAATACATACATGCAATGAAAAAGAACTTAGTACTAAGCAAAATATGAAGAGGTGATATAATAATGAGGAAGACATGGTGATTGTTTCTTAAATCATTCTGCATTGACATGTTAATAAACCATGGAGAATGAGTTAAGTAATATGGGAGATGGGATAGTATCATAGACAGATAGTAAATAGGTAAACTAACCTAATATTACACCAGCAAAAGATTTGCTTTAACCACAAGTAGAAAGCAGCAACATCGCTGTGGCTTTAACCGCATCCAAAAATAGCAGCAAAATGCCTTCAAATGCATCCCAAAACAGTAGGAAAATGTGGCTTCAACTAAGAGAGCAGGTGAAATTAAGTAAATATGTTGTATTGATAGAACGTTCCAAGGGAAAATTAAACAATGCTAAGAAGTGCAAGAACAAGTGTACGTAGTAATTACACGTGTTGAGAGATGATGCATTCTCAAGAAATAAGCCAAGAAATTTACTCCCCATTAATAATGATATCTTAACAATCAAATAAAAGATAAAAGCTTTGAAATTGGGAAATATATCGGTTTAGTTTCCTCGTACTATTATTTATTCAGTTTCATCACCCAAACCTATCTTTAATTGGCGGCACCTCGATATGTTGTCTTTTCTCTCAAACCTCTATGATTATGCACCCTCTAGTGCAAATTTTCCATTCTCTATATTTCTatcttttgattttattttttttattcacaTCACATAATGTTAGAGAATTCCTCCCACATAATCTTTTTTTTTCATTCACATCACAGTATGTCATAGAATTCTTCGAATGGTGTCTGAAGAAATTCCCATATTGATAGAGTTTCTAGTTGTACGCAAAAATTTTATTGAGGCAACTTTTTACCTAGATAAAGAAAAACGGGAAAAGCGAAAATAGATATACAACCTAATCTTTCTGTTTCAAGAAATAACTTTATAGAAACCGCATGTTATACTTGCCAGCAAAGTAGTTCTCCAGATCATTAAAACCAATTGACTCATATTTTATCCTCACACTAAACTCAAACTATATCATTCTATACTCCATGAAAACATCTTAAGTTGACGGCCATTGGAAGTTAAAAATCAAAGATGAATGACATACAAAGATAGAACAGAAGAACTGCTATTTTTACGGAGGAAAAGCAAAAAAAGAATGCCTCTTTTATTGAGGCAAGAAAATATTGTTCCTATAATCCATCCATCAAAATACAGTTGCTCACTTTTCTTTTTAAACTTTCTTTCTTATTCCCTATTATTTGGACCTTGAGGTGGAGACAGACACCAATTTGAACAACTACAACGACCATCTTAACAGTCCAATATCTATTGCACATTTGATTCATCAAGATCAAGCAATGACACACAAACTGATCAACACTGGCAATTGATCCCCATGGCATGTATAGAGCAAATAGCCGATAAAATCAAGATAAACTTATAATACCAAGATTTAAGCTCTAACCTTCAATGTAATTAGAAACAATAAAAAGAGAAACACACAAATTGATTAATATGAGCAGATAAAAGAACAACTTTATTAGAAAGTTCAAATACCTTACAATTACTTTTTCAAAAGAGGAGTCTTTATTTCCAAGCCCCGCTTGTAGTGGAAAGCATCGTCTTTGTTAGTTGTCTCTTGAGATTCTCTTCCCTCCAAGCTAAGATGTTCAATTTTGCGTTTTCTCCCCTCGGCAACATCCATCATGGTTGGCGGGAACTCTTGGTGGATCTCATTGTCTTTGTTCATGTAAGATAAAATAGACAACTTTTGCACTGTATCATGAtattttgtaaataattttttcaTTTGAATTTTGAATATCTTTCCACTCAACTGTTTCTGCACATCTGCAAGAGGTAAAATTTGTCTCTGGGAGGATGAAATTGGTTAGTTACGTATCAAAGGGGGGTCATTTTGCCATTGATATTTGTTTGTATGTTTTTGAAGCTAACAGTAATATGAAATATGTACCTTGACATGGTAGATGTCATAAATTTCTTCTGAGCTGAGGCTTAACATTTTCTCGGCATGTTTGTCAGAAATAATGGCTGTTGCAAAACTACTATTATCTCTAACAGTGACTTCAAATTGACATCTGTTATAATGTAGAACAAATATTTGGTTAGATGAATAAAAACTAAACAACTATGAACTCTAAATAGTCATATAGAAGAATCTAGTAGCATTTATACCTTGGAATTAGATGAGTGGATCGTTGACAATTTGTACAATAAATTGTCCTCCAAGAGAAAGATCTCGTGAACAATTGCTTACAGTCAGAACAAGATAACACACAAAAGCGTTGATTCTCATTTGGCAGAGAAAGTTCAGCCTCAACATAAAATACTTGTCCCTATATAATTCAAGAATGCCACATATTTCTTTTTTGTGACtactaaaaataattaaatttcggTAGAATAATACAATTTATGTTGTTCTTACTTGAGGTTGCGCTTGGATATTGGAAATAGCTATGATTTCATCCTCAAAGGGCACCACCATAACATAGCCTGTGGAAGATGTACTCTTTACCTTGTATGCATTAAGCATTGGTTCAATTGTTTTGGCCCTACAAGAAAGTTAAAATCTTAAAAAATTGTTCTTGTATATATTAATGCATTATTATATCAATAATATGTTTCTACTTATGCATAATTCACAAAGAAATACATGCATAATACCATGACTTCAACTCAACAGCTTGTGGGTAAGGAGgattgaattggattgttgtaCTAAATTTGTTCGACAGTCCACTGAATTTGTTCGACGACCCTACATGCATTCAAATATTAAGATTTGATTTCACTGTTTGATATTTGAAAAGGAAAAGGGTAAAATCATGTATGTACTAATACCTGATGATGATCTGCCAATTTTTCTAGCAAGAATAACCGGGTATTCATTCAGTTGTTTCAAAAGTTTATTCCCATAAATATCAATGAAATCTTCCCAGAGTGTGAATTTTGTTGTTTTTTTCCTGTAAAAAATGAATAGAAGATGTTCAAATAATATATTGGAGTAATAAAAAGTAATAGCTAAGTTTGACAACTTAGACTGTGAAGTAAACCTCAAATGAACAATAACAAATATTTAGCTTAGCCAAAAAATATTTCTCTGTGTGCTTGATTTAACAAGAACCATATTACAAGGTTGCGAGTGCTTCACCCTCTTACCACTCAACAATACTACACTATGGAAATACGATCTCATACTAAAATGCTACAAATGATTAAAAAACTAAAGTTCTGAATTAATATCATATATATGATTTCAAATTATTAGTCAATATATAGGCATTGCTAGACGATGCATAAAAAGACAAAAACAACATCATAGTTGAATcatgtgaattttttttttttgccacaAAAAGATAAAACCAGCAGTTACAACCGAAAAAAGAGAGGTGgttgatgaggaggaggaggaagtgAAGGAAGATAAGGAACAACAAAAGAAATAGGGAAAAGGAATAGGAGGTATATCCTTACTGCTTATCCATAAtgataaattcttgaattcttctTCCATTTGCAGCATATGTTGAAGGACCGCCATTAATCACAATAGCAAGGACATCTTACGTTAAACCAAAAAAAGAAACAACAAGTAAGTTAACAAATTATGAAAATCATTGTGCCATAACAATGAAAAGATTTTTGAGAAGGTACAATAAATGGTTTGTATATGCACAAATATAGATAATTAAATCTTTGAATACCAAATTCAGATTCTTTAGGTTGATACTCGAAAGTGTCAAACGCAGTGATAGTTAGCCGCGTTGGCGGAG
It includes:
- the LOC104094848 gene encoding uncharacterized protein isoform X2, translated to MDKQKKTTKFTLWEDFIDIYGNKLLKQLNEYPVILARKIGRSSSGSSNKFSGLSNKFSTTIQFNPPYPQAVELKSWAKTIEPMLNAYKVKSTSSTGYVMVVPFEDEIIAISNIQAQPQQLFTRSFSWRTIYCTNCQRSTHLIPRCQFEVTVRDNSSFATAIISDKHAEKMLSLSSEEIYDIYHVKRQILPLADVQKQLSGKIFKIQMKKLFTKYHDTVQKLSILSYMNKDNEIHQEFPPTMMDVAEGRKRKIEHLSLEGRESQETTNKDDAFHYKRGLEIKTPLLKK
- the LOC104094848 gene encoding replication protein A 70 kDa DNA-binding subunit B-like isoform X1, encoding MDKQKKTTKFTLWEDFIDIYGNKLLKQLNEYPVILARKIGRSSSGSSNKFSGLSNKFSTTIQFNPPYPQAVELKSWAKTIEPMLNAYKVKSTSSTGYVMVVPFEDEIIAISNIQAQPQGQVFYVEAELSLPNENQRFCVLSCSDCKQLFTRSFSWRTIYCTNCQRSTHLIPRCQFEVTVRDNSSFATAIISDKHAEKMLSLSSEEIYDIYHVKRQILPLADVQKQLSGKIFKIQMKKLFTKYHDTVQKLSILSYMNKDNEIHQEFPPTMMDVAEGRKRKIEHLSLEGRESQETTNKDDAFHYKRGLEIKTPLLKK